A stretch of the Fusarium musae strain F31 chromosome 2, whole genome shotgun sequence genome encodes the following:
- a CDS encoding hypothetical protein (EggNog:ENOG41~MEROPS:MER0004931) gives MSAEEQRAASLRDAEKKAIELFNEIERTLIRPGISEKELNNEIHALGAERHGVRTHWHKRVIRSGPNTLRPFEDNPPDRIIQQDDILIVDLGPVFEEWEADFGRTFVLGNDPNKIKLRDALEPIWKDVKAKYCENPDMTGEELYNIAKEAAEKEGFEFGAPIAGHLVGSFPHERIPKDKISLYIAERNSNSMDMVGKDGNKRHWILEIHLHNKQLGFGGFYEQLLTASGPVL, from the coding sequence ATGTCTGCTGAAGAACAACGTGCGGCTTCACTCCGAGATGCCGAGAAAAAGGCTATCGAGCTATTCAACGAAATCGAAAGAACTCTCATCCGCCCTGGCATCAGCGAGAAAGAGTTGAACAACGAAATCCATGCTCTTGGCGCTGAACGTCACGGTGTGAGGACTCACTGGCACAAGCGAGTGATTCGCAGTGGACCCAACACCTTAAGGCCATTCGAAGATAACCCACCTGACCGAATAATTCAACAAGAtgacatcctcatcgtcgaccTTGGGCCTGTCTTTGAAGAGTGGGAGGCTGATTTTGGCCGCACTTTTGTTTTGGGAAATGACCCGAATAAGATCAAGCTGCGCGACGCTCTGGAGCCAATCTGGAAAGATGTCAAAGCCAAGTACTGCGAGAACCCAGACATGACGGGAGAGGAACTCTACAATATTGCcaaggaggctgctgagaaggagggctTTGAGTTTGGTGCGCCGATTGCGGGTCATCTTGTTGGGTCTTTTCCGCATGAACGCATTCCTAAAGACAAGATCTCGCTTTACATTGCTGAACGGAATAGCAATTCTATGGACATGGTTGGGAAGGATGGGAATAAGAGGCATTGGATTCTAGAGATCCATTTGCATAATAAGCAGCTTGGATTTGGTGGGTTCTACGAGCAGTTGTTAACAGCTTCAGGTCCAGTTTTATAG
- a CDS encoding hypothetical protein (EggNog:ENOG41) has product MGDPLSVASGLIAVVTATLQSSKILYETIQSFRNHRTAVLDLLRELKDLGSVLKPLQDHVRTGETAFLPLKIPLIQCRQACVDFQVLIEQNSRRTRGEARTSFRDWAKLMYMNGDIVSFKELLAGYKGTIAIALGDANLRSSKVTLEVLNDYKNLICDTKLDLEKHLNDIDSKLQDIVSQGAKTEAAEGHAHLRKFEKEKESTERCLEYLKHLLEEINGMSFQPVLTEPSSKTAVVSISAENMTLADSLTISTLKTCSFNLADTIDRLESHRGNTEENLRLKDLVQDLNQKVDPGANRETLQNELESTKQCLSVCDRASEWASSGRVHVVEDISVGNDGKQICVSTLGDLFNIKGARAGHGSIQFFGSVSEGSLNEVLRSQNQRQHVRNEGTVEEECVGGGYTQSTR; this is encoded by the exons ATGGGCGATCCGCTTAGCGTAGCGTCTGGGCTAATTGCCGTTGTCACCGCAACCCTGCAATCGAGCAAAATACTCTATGAGACCATCCAGAGCTTCCGAAACCACCGAACCGCAGTTTTAGATCTCCTTCGCGAACTCAAAGATCTTGGATCGGTTCTTAAGCCGCTTCAAGATCATGTGCGTACCGGCGAGACCGCGTTCCTACCACTCAAAATTCCTCTCATCCAGTGCCGACAGGCGTGTGTAGATTTCCAAGTCCTGATCGAGCAGAACAGCAGGCGAACTCGAGGGGAGGCAAGAACAAGTTTTAGAGATTGGGCTAAGCTGATGTACATGAATGGCGATATCGTTTCGTTCAAAGAACTCTTGGCAGGTTACAAAGGGACAATAGCTATAGCGCTAGGTGACGCCAACCT GCGCTCGTCCAAGGTTACCCTTGAAGTTCTGAatgattataaaaacttgaTTTGCGACACTAAGCTTGATCTGGAGAAGCATCTGAATGACATCGACTCCAAATTGCAAGACATAGTATCTCAAGGAGCCAAGACAGAAGCTGCTGAAGGCCATGCCCATCTACGAAAAtttgagaaggaaaaagaaagtacAGAACGATGCCTCGAGTACCTGAAACATCTCCTCGAAGAAATCAATGGGATGAGTTTTCAACCCGTTCTTACTGAGCCCTCCTCGAAGACTGCTGTTGTGTCTATCTCAGCTGAAAACATGACACTCGCTGATTCCCTCACTATTTCCACGCTCAAGACATGCAGCTTCAATCTTGCGGACACCATCGACCGCCTCGAATCGCACCGTGGTAATACCGAGGAGAATCTCCGGCTTAAGGACTTAGTACAAGATTTGAATCAGAAAGTCGATCCGGGTGCGAATCGCGAGACGCTCCAAAATGAGTTGGAAAGCACGAAGCAGTGCTTGAGTGTCTGCGATCGGGCATCGGAATGGGCATCGTCTGGAAGGGTGCACGTGGTTGAAGATATCAGCGTCGGGAACGATGGGAAGCAAATTTGCGTGTCTACGCTGGGGGACctgttcaacatcaaggGAGCTAGGGCCGGCCATGGTTCTATTCAATTCTTCGGGTCGGTTTCGGAGGGTAGTCTTAACGAAGTGCTGAGATCTCAGAACCAGCGGCAACATGTACGCAACGAAGGCACGGTAGAAGAGGAATGCGTAGGTGGAGGGTACACGCAATCAACAAGATAG